One region of Hoeflea sp. 108 genomic DNA includes:
- the guaA gene encoding glutamine-hydrolyzing GMP synthase has translation MKNSEHPETVLIIDFGSQVTQLIARRVREAGVYSEIVPFQSAAEAFKRINPKAVILSGSPHSTVDIGSPRAPDAVFSAGVPVLGICYGEQTMCAQLGGKVEAGHHREFGRAFLEIQDDSPLFDGVWAKGTRHQVWMSHGDRVTEIPAGFRVIGTSNGAPFAAIADEARNFYAVQFHPEVVHTPDGAKLLRNFVHKIAGIESDWTMHAYRAHAVEAIRKQVGDKKVICALSGGVDSSVAALLIHEAVGDQLTCILVDHGLMRKNEAADVVAMFREHYNLPLILVDASDRFISALEGESDPEKKRKTIGRLFIEVFEEEAKKLGGADFLAQGTLYPDVIESVSFTGGPSVTIKSHHNVGGLPDRMNMQLVEPLRELFKDEVRVLGKELGLPDSFIGRHPFPGPGLAIRCPGGITREKLEILREADAIYLDEIRKAGLYDAIWQAFAVLLPVQTVGVMGDGRTYEFVCALRAVTSVDGMTADFYHYDMNFLGQAATRIINEVRGINRVVYDVTSKPPGTIEWE, from the coding sequence ATGAAGAACTCCGAGCACCCCGAAACCGTCCTCATCATCGACTTCGGCAGCCAGGTGACGCAGCTCATTGCGCGTCGCGTGCGTGAGGCCGGGGTCTATTCCGAGATCGTGCCCTTCCAGTCGGCCGCAGAGGCCTTCAAGCGGATCAATCCCAAAGCGGTGATCCTCTCGGGCAGCCCGCACTCCACCGTCGACATTGGCAGCCCCCGGGCCCCTGATGCGGTCTTCTCCGCCGGCGTGCCGGTGCTCGGCATCTGCTATGGCGAGCAGACCATGTGTGCCCAGCTCGGTGGCAAGGTCGAGGCCGGCCACCACCGTGAGTTCGGCCGCGCCTTTCTCGAGATCCAGGACGACAGCCCGTTGTTCGACGGCGTCTGGGCCAAGGGTACGCGCCACCAGGTGTGGATGAGCCACGGCGACCGCGTCACCGAGATCCCCGCGGGCTTCCGCGTCATCGGCACCTCGAATGGCGCGCCCTTCGCTGCCATCGCCGACGAGGCCCGCAATTTCTACGCCGTGCAGTTCCATCCCGAGGTCGTGCACACGCCCGACGGAGCCAAGCTGCTGCGCAATTTCGTCCACAAGATCGCCGGCATCGAGAGCGACTGGACCATGCACGCCTATCGCGCGCATGCCGTCGAGGCGATCCGTAAGCAGGTCGGTGACAAGAAGGTCATCTGCGCCCTCTCAGGCGGCGTCGACTCGTCTGTTGCGGCACTCCTGATCCACGAGGCCGTCGGCGACCAGCTCACCTGCATCCTCGTTGACCACGGCCTGATGCGCAAGAACGAGGCGGCTGACGTCGTCGCCATGTTCCGCGAGCACTACAATCTGCCGCTGATCCTCGTCGACGCTTCCGACCGCTTCATCTCGGCGCTCGAAGGCGAGTCCGACCCGGAAAAGAAGCGCAAGACCATCGGCCGGCTGTTCATCGAGGTGTTCGAGGAAGAGGCCAAGAAGCTCGGCGGCGCCGATTTCCTCGCCCAGGGCACGCTCTATCCTGACGTCATCGAGAGCGTCTCCTTCACAGGCGGCCCCTCGGTCACCATCAAGTCGCACCACAATGTCGGCGGTCTTCCCGACCGCATGAACATGCAACTGGTCGAGCCGCTGCGCGAACTGTTCAAGGACGAGGTCCGTGTGCTCGGCAAGGAACTCGGCCTGCCCGACTCGTTCATCGGCCGTCATCCGTTCCCCGGACCGGGCCTCGCCATCCGCTGCCCCGGCGGCATCACTCGCGAAAAGCTCGAGATCCTGCGCGAGGCGGATGCGATCTATCTCGACGAAATCCGCAAGGCCGGCCTCTACGACGCCATCTGGCAGGCCTTTGCCGTGCTGCTGCCGGTCCAGACCGTTGGCGTCATGGGCGACGGCCGCACCTACGAGTTCGTCTGCGCACTCCGTGCCGTCACTTCCGTCGACGGCATGACCGCCGACTTCTATCACTACGACATGAACTTCCTCGGCCAGGCTGCCACCCGCATCATCAACGAGGTGCGTGGCATCAACCGCGTCGTCTACGACGTCACCTCGAAGCCGCCGGGCACGATCGAGTGGGAATAA
- a CDS encoding integrase arm-type DNA-binding domain-containing protein, with the protein MLTDAAIKSLKPKDKLYKVSDRDGMYVVVNPSGAVVFRYDYRMHGRRETLTLGRYGPAGLSLARAREKLIDAQRSIQEGRSPAQEKQREKRRIKEAKSFGEFGERWLQDHRMAESTRAMRRSIYERDILPTFRNRLLTEITPEDLRAMCDKVKKRGAPATAVHVRDIVKLVFAFAKLHGEKVPNPAEEVGPASIATFVPKDRSLSPAEIRVMLGQLEHVATLPTIRLGLKLILLTMVRKSELQDAVWDEVDFENAVWSIPKERMKRSKPHNVYLCEQSLDILVALKTCAGNSRYLLPSRYDADAPMSRATFNRVTTAVVLQAKKAGLPLEPFTVHDLRRTGSTLLNELGFNSDWIEKCLAHEDGRSSRGVYNKAEYEHQRRHMMQEWGNLIDAWVGGQKYTPTLYPASMDLLALEPSL; encoded by the coding sequence ATGCTTACTGATGCTGCGATCAAGTCGCTGAAACCAAAGGACAAATTATACAAGGTCTCTGACCGTGACGGTATGTATGTCGTCGTGAACCCGTCGGGTGCCGTGGTATTCCGCTATGACTACCGTATGCACGGTCGACGCGAGACCTTGACCCTCGGCCGATACGGGCCGGCGGGCCTTTCTCTGGCCCGTGCGCGGGAGAAATTGATCGACGCACAGCGCTCGATTCAGGAAGGGCGGTCGCCCGCCCAGGAGAAGCAGCGCGAGAAGCGCCGCATTAAGGAAGCGAAGAGCTTCGGCGAGTTCGGCGAACGCTGGCTCCAAGATCACCGTATGGCGGAGAGCACCCGCGCAATGCGGCGCTCGATCTACGAGCGCGACATCCTGCCGACGTTCCGCAACCGGCTGCTGACGGAAATCACGCCCGAGGATCTCCGGGCGATGTGCGATAAGGTGAAGAAGCGGGGAGCGCCGGCCACGGCCGTCCATGTCCGTGACATCGTGAAGCTGGTGTTCGCATTCGCCAAGTTGCACGGCGAGAAGGTGCCGAACCCCGCTGAAGAGGTCGGGCCTGCCTCGATCGCGACGTTCGTTCCGAAGGACCGTTCGCTCTCGCCCGCCGAAATCCGGGTCATGCTCGGCCAGCTTGAGCATGTGGCGACGCTGCCGACGATCCGGCTCGGCCTGAAGCTGATCCTGCTTACGATGGTCCGCAAAAGCGAGCTGCAGGACGCGGTGTGGGATGAGGTCGACTTTGAGAATGCCGTGTGGTCGATCCCGAAGGAGCGCATGAAGCGCTCCAAGCCGCATAACGTCTATCTGTGCGAACAGTCGCTCGATATTCTCGTCGCGCTCAAGACCTGCGCCGGGAATTCGCGCTACCTGCTGCCGTCGCGCTACGACGCGGATGCGCCGATGTCGCGGGCTACTTTCAACCGCGTCACCACGGCGGTCGTCTTACAGGCCAAGAAGGCGGGACTACCGCTGGAACCGTTCACCGTGCATGACCTTCGGCGCACGGGCTCGACGCTGCTCAACGAGCTGGGCTTCAACAGCGACTGGATCGAGAAGTGCTTGGCGCACGAGGACGGGCGTTCTTCGCGCGGCGTCTATAACAAGGCCGAGTATGAGCACCAGCGCCGGCATATGATGCAGGAATGGGGCAATCTGATCGACGCGTGGGTCGGTGGCCAGAAATACACCCCGACGCTCTATCCTGCCTCCATGGACCTTCTGGCGCTGGAGCCTAGCCTTTGA
- a CDS encoding AlpA family phage regulatory protein, with protein sequence MSQSPPPLRKRTIRRDQLREIVPLADTTIYDMEQRGEFPQRFYLTSRTVVWDLGEVEAWLDERRRASRAKTAKRAPSPDVTLRKNRPVKG encoded by the coding sequence ATGAGCCAGTCGCCGCCCCCTCTTAGGAAACGCACCATCCGCAGGGACCAGCTTCGCGAGATCGTCCCCCTGGCCGACACCACCATCTACGACATGGAGCAGCGCGGCGAGTTTCCGCAACGCTTCTACCTGACCTCTCGAACGGTGGTGTGGGATCTCGGCGAAGTGGAGGCTTGGCTCGACGAACGGCGCCGAGCCTCCAGGGCGAAGACGGCCAAGCGTGCGCCGTCACCCGACGTCACGCTCAGGAAAAACCGTCCGGTCAAAGGCTAG
- a CDS encoding DUF2274 domain-containing protein codes for MTKLKLGPIADDKPVKVMVELPAALHRDLAEYGRILADGATPIEPAKLIVPMLERFVATDRGFAKARRSTG; via the coding sequence ATGACCAAACTGAAACTCGGCCCCATCGCCGATGACAAACCCGTCAAGGTCATGGTGGAACTGCCCGCTGCCCTCCATCGTGACCTTGCCGAATATGGCCGTATCCTCGCTGATGGCGCCACGCCGATTGAGCCGGCCAAGCTGATCGTGCCGATGCTGGAACGCTTCGTTGCCACGGATCGCGGTTTCGCCAAGGCGCGACGGTCAACAGGTTGA
- a CDS encoding TrbI/VirB10 family protein, with translation MSDTDTNAAPMRLRAEAPRVTRLSRKMLASVAAVALVGIGGALIYALQTRTGGDGGEELYSTANRQTADGLASLPRDYTGPVLGPALPGDLGGPILSAQSAGQPVASPVVPTPGVDEAEQRRRAEEEAARLSAVFFQSRQGSTAATPGAMPGLAGFDPTSAATRQPTAQDRQLAFLNAAADRRTVTPDRVTPPASPFVLQAGAVISAALITGIRSDLPGQITAQVTENIYDSPTGSILLVPQGTRLIGQYDNSVQFGQRRVLLVWNRLIMPNGRSIVLERQPGADTQGYAGLEDGVDYHWWDLAKAAALSTLLGVGAELATDDNDRLIRAIRDGAQDTVNHAGQQIVQRQLQVAPTLTIRPGFPVRVIVTRDLVLEPYRS, from the coding sequence ATGAGCGACACCGACACCAACGCCGCCCCAATGCGCCTGCGCGCCGAAGCACCCCGCGTCACGCGCCTGTCCCGCAAGATGCTCGCCAGCGTGGCGGCCGTCGCCCTGGTTGGGATCGGCGGGGCGCTGATCTACGCGCTCCAGACGCGCACGGGCGGCGATGGCGGGGAAGAACTCTATTCCACCGCCAACCGACAGACCGCCGATGGTCTTGCGAGCCTGCCGCGCGACTACACTGGCCCGGTTCTTGGGCCGGCGCTGCCCGGCGATCTTGGCGGCCCGATCCTCAGCGCGCAAAGCGCCGGTCAACCTGTCGCGTCGCCCGTCGTTCCGACGCCGGGTGTCGATGAGGCCGAGCAGCGCCGCCGCGCCGAGGAGGAAGCCGCACGCCTCAGCGCGGTCTTCTTCCAGTCGAGGCAGGGATCGACCGCGGCTACACCGGGCGCCATGCCCGGCCTTGCAGGCTTCGATCCCACCAGCGCCGCCACAAGGCAACCGACCGCGCAGGACCGGCAGCTTGCCTTCCTCAACGCCGCGGCCGACCGGCGCACGGTCACACCCGACCGCGTGACGCCGCCGGCGTCGCCCTTCGTGCTTCAGGCCGGCGCGGTCATCTCGGCCGCGCTCATCACCGGCATCCGTTCCGATCTTCCCGGCCAGATCACGGCGCAGGTCACGGAGAACATCTATGACAGCCCGACCGGCAGCATCCTGCTCGTGCCGCAGGGCACGCGGCTGATTGGCCAGTATGACAACAGCGTCCAGTTCGGGCAGCGCAGGGTGCTGCTCGTCTGGAACCGGCTCATCATGCCGAACGGCCGCTCCATCGTTCTTGAGCGCCAGCCGGGCGCGGACACGCAGGGCTATGCTGGCCTTGAAGATGGCGTCGATTACCACTGGTGGGATCTCGCCAAGGCCGCAGCGCTCTCGACCTTGCTCGGCGTCGGCGCGGAACTCGCCACCGATGACAATGACCGCCTGATCCGCGCCATTCGCGATGGCGCGCAGGACACGGTGAACCACGCCGGCCAGCAGATCGTCCAGCGCCAGTTGCAGGTTGCCCCTACGCTGACCATCCGGCCCGGCTTCCCGGTCAGGGTCATTGTCACCCGCGATCTCGTGCTCGAACCCTACAGGAGCTGA
- the trbG gene encoding P-type conjugative transfer protein TrbG, with the protein MSLAFSKPTVAALMLSATMLAGCATYKPPEISYDQSVPPLPALPAAAIDPQLRLLHIPPAWTVARGGQIASTATARVENANAAARVQPRREGYFNAIQVYPWSEGALYQVYAAPGQITNIALEPGESLTGAGPIAAGDTARWIIGDTESGSGVARRVHVLVKPTRADITTNLVITTDRRTYMVELRSGEKPYMPAVSWSYPQPAGGGRQAVPATPVIPAVAARNYRYGLTGSSNPPWKPLAVYDDGRRVYVEFPRGIVQGEMPPIFVIGPEGEAQIANTRIHQHILIVDRLFSAAELRLGASDRQQTVRIVRTDGRPQS; encoded by the coding sequence ATGAGCCTGGCCTTCAGCAAACCCACCGTCGCCGCCCTCATGCTGTCCGCGACCATGCTCGCCGGCTGCGCCACCTACAAGCCGCCTGAGATCAGCTACGATCAGAGCGTGCCACCATTGCCGGCTCTTCCGGCAGCGGCGATTGATCCGCAATTGCGCCTGCTGCACATACCGCCGGCCTGGACAGTCGCGCGCGGCGGCCAGATCGCCAGCACGGCGACGGCCCGCGTCGAGAACGCCAATGCCGCCGCCCGTGTACAGCCGCGCAGGGAGGGGTACTTCAACGCCATCCAGGTCTATCCGTGGTCGGAAGGCGCGCTCTATCAAGTCTATGCCGCACCTGGCCAGATCACCAATATCGCGCTCGAACCCGGCGAAAGCCTGACCGGCGCGGGACCGATCGCCGCCGGCGATACAGCGCGCTGGATCATCGGCGATACCGAATCCGGCTCTGGTGTCGCCCGCCGCGTGCATGTGCTGGTCAAGCCGACGCGCGCCGACATCACCACCAATCTCGTCATCACCACCGACCGGCGCACCTACATGGTCGAACTGCGTTCCGGCGAGAAGCCTTATATGCCGGCCGTGTCCTGGTCCTATCCGCAGCCGGCGGGCGGCGGGCGTCAGGCCGTTCCGGCAACGCCGGTCATTCCGGCCGTTGCCGCTCGAAACTATCGTTACGGCCTGACCGGCAGCAGCAATCCGCCATGGAAGCCGCTCGCCGTCTATGACGACGGCCGCCGCGTCTATGTCGAATTCCCGCGCGGCATCGTGCAGGGCGAAATGCCACCGATCTTCGTCATCGGCCCCGAGGGCGAGGCCCAGATCGCCAACACCCGCATCCATCAACACATCCTGATCGTCGATCGCCTGTTCAGCGCGGCCGAATTGCGCCTCGGCGCGAGCGACCGCCAGCAGACCGTCAGGATCGTCCGCACCGACGGGAGGCCGCAATCATGA
- the trbF gene encoding conjugal transfer protein TrbF translates to MNLFKRPAAHYGKTPQPETPYQKAAQVWDERIGSARVQAKNWRYMAFGSLFLSAGFASALVWQSIQGTVVPWVVQVDNLGQAQTIAPATADFRPTDPQIAWHLARFIEQVRSIPADPVIVRQNWLRAYEWTTDRGAGALNDYARTNDPFAKVGKQQIAVEVSSVIRASADSFRVAWTERRYEDGKLATTERWTAILTIALQPPRDADRLKANPLGIYVNAISWSREMSQ, encoded by the coding sequence ATGAACCTCTTCAAAAGACCCGCCGCGCACTACGGCAAGACCCCGCAACCCGAGACACCTTATCAAAAGGCCGCCCAGGTCTGGGACGAGCGGATCGGCTCGGCCCGCGTACAGGCCAAGAACTGGCGTTATATGGCCTTCGGCTCGCTATTCCTCTCGGCGGGCTTTGCCAGCGCACTCGTCTGGCAGTCCATCCAGGGGACGGTGGTGCCATGGGTGGTGCAGGTCGATAACCTCGGCCAGGCGCAAACCATTGCACCTGCGACGGCCGACTTCCGCCCGACCGATCCACAGATCGCATGGCATCTGGCCCGTTTCATCGAGCAGGTGCGCAGCATTCCGGCCGATCCGGTCATCGTCCGGCAGAACTGGCTTCGCGCCTACGAGTGGACGACCGACCGCGGCGCGGGCGCGCTCAACGACTATGCCCGCACCAACGATCCCTTCGCCAAGGTCGGCAAGCAGCAGATCGCCGTCGAGGTCTCCAGCGTCATTCGCGCGTCGGCCGACAGCTTCCGCGTCGCCTGGACCGAACGCCGCTACGAGGATGGCAAGCTCGCCACGACGGAGCGGTGGACGGCGATCTTGACCATCGCCCTCCAGCCGCCCCGCGACGCCGACCGGCTGAAAGCCAATCCGCTCGGCATCTACGTCAACGCCATTAGCTGGTCGCGGGAGATGAGCCAATGA